The DNA window GAACGGTCACGCCGTCGGCCGACAGCGGCAGCAGGTAGTAGGTCAGGCCACGGTGCCGCTCGGAGTGCGGGTCGGAACGGAACAGGCCGAACGTCCAGTCCGCGAACGCGGCACGGGTGGACCACGTCTTCTGCCCGTTGAGCTTCCAGCCGCCGTCGACCTTGTCGGCGCGCGACCGCAGCGAGGCGAGGTCGCTGCCCGCGCCGGGCTCCGACCAGCCCTGAGCCCAGACCTCGTCCGCGCGGGCCATCGGCGGCAGGAAGCGGTCCTTCTGGGCCTCGGTGCCGAACTCGAAGATGGTCGGGGCGAGCAGGAAGATGCCGTTCTGGCTGACCCGCACCGGTGCCCCGGCGGCCCAGTACTCCTCCTCGAAGACGAGCCATTCGAGCAACCCCGCGTCCCGGCCGCCGTACTTCGCGGGCCAGGTGACGACCGCCCACCGGTCCTCGCACATCTTCCGCTCCCACTCGCGGTGGGCGGCGAACCCCTCGGCGGTGTCGAGCGAGGGCAACGGGGAGCTCGGGACGTGCGCGGCGAGCCATTCGCGGGCCTCGGCGCGGAACGCCGCAAGCGCGGGGGGCTCGTTCAAATCCACGCGGGTGAAGATATCTGACGACCCGTCAGAAAACCCCACGAAGTTGCTCGCTCCGCTCACAACCCCGCGGGGACCCCCAAGAGATCTGACTACCCGTCAGATACGCTTTTTTGCATGCCTGAGGCCTACATCGTCGATGCCATCCGTACGCCGGTCGGGAAGAAGAACGGCGGCCTGTCCGGCGTTCACACCGCCGACCTCGGCGCGCACATCCTGGGCGCGCTGGTCGACCACTCCGGCATCGACCCGGCCGTCGTCGAAGACGTCGTCTTCGGCTGCCTTGACACGATCGGCCCGCAGGCCGGCGACATCGCCCGCACCTGCTGGCTCGCTGCCGGGTTGCCCGAGGAGGTCCCCGGTACGACGGTCGACCGCCAGTGCGGGTCGTCGCAGCAGGCGCTGCACTTCGCGGCCCAGGGTGTGATGAGCGGGACGCAGGACGTCGTCATCGCCGGCGGCGTGCAGAACATGTCGATGATCCCGATCGGCGCCGCATTCCAGGCCGCGAAGCACGTCGGGTTCGACGACCCC is part of the Mycobacteriales bacterium genome and encodes:
- a CDS encoding acyl-CoA dehydrogenase family protein, producing MDLNEPPALAAFRAEAREWLAAHVPSSPLPSLDTAEGFAAHREWERKMCEDRWAVVTWPAKYGGRDAGLLEWLVFEEEYWAAGAPVRVSQNGIFLLAPTIFEFGTEAQKDRFLPPMARADEVWAQGWSEPGAGSDLASLRSRADKVDGGWKLNGQKTWSTRAAFADWTFGLFRSDPHSERHRGLTYYLLPLSADGVTVRPIRQLDGEPGFAEVFFDDVFVPDEHVLGGVGDGWKVAMSTTTSERGLTLRSPGRFMATADRLSDLYAAISRADPDAAAAARADVVDAWMDADAYRLYVLATALKALDGKPIGAESSANKLFWSTLDIRLHEAALAMLGDRATLEADPVAGPWLDGYEFALAGPIYAGTNEVQRNVVAERVLGLPR